The segment ACTAAATTAAAAGTTCTTATCtgaaagaagaataaaacaattcaaaaaatgaaaaagacataCAAAGAAAACGAAGAATGTGCAAGTGATACCAAAAGAAGCGAGGGAGGACACATTTTTGGACTCCAAGGAAAGTCTCAATTTGAACATATTTTGGAAACAATTTAAATGGTGAGATATGGCCAGCTGTGTGTCTAATGGGTTCTGTCAGTACAGCTCACAAGTCTACAGTAAAAGTAGTGTGCAGGAAGAAGAAACACCACCTTGCTCTTTATCTGCATTTGAATTTAATAAAAAGCTAATCATcccattttatgattctttagctccacttaaaaataaaatgtaaattttcatCCCAGAGGACTTTTCTTATTATTTGTTATCTAGTTTGATTGTGCAAGATATAAACCAGGCCTGTAGTAACACAGCTGTTCtggcagggaagaagaaaatatacaaaCACTGGTTCTAAAGTGCCTCCTTggcttgtgctgcagctgatACCCCGAGCTCACCTCTCGCCCCCACAGTCCATCAATCCTGGCTCAGAGTCTGGCTGCCAACATGGCCTCAAGATGCCAAGTGGCTTCAGAAGCCACTCAGCTCCCAGGACAGGTACATCTGGGCTGAATCATACTTTTAGTGAACTTCCTCCCTGTAGACATAGATAAGAATGGCACCCCACTGGTTTGTGCAAACTCACCTTCTTAGagctttagatttttttttttttaaatgcaaagaaaacataTAAATGCTATGGTATGCTAAACATTCCTTCTATGTCAAATACTGCTTGTATCAGTCCTGCTGATTCTCCTTAACACCTAAAAATGCAAATCTGACCTGCAGGGCAAGGAAGCACTCCTCCACACACTCCTAACTTTTCTTCCTACCTGACTGcccactaaaaagaaaaacctatatgacaaaaacacacaaaaaatcttCTCTAGAAACATATTAATCCGTAAGTAAGTACCATCCAAAATAGTCCAGCCAGGTATGCATGGCAGACAGTTCTTAGAGTAGATGAATTTAGTCTTACCAAAATAAAAGATGAAGCCAAGTAAAGTAATACACAGGTAAACCAAATCATGAAGCCTTACTGGATTTAGCTACATAAATCAAACCATGAAATTCCCAAAGGCTGTACAGGCAGCCTGcaaaaacaccaaagaaaaataCCCCTCCTTACAagggcttttctttctttctgtgcatCTCTGAACCAGACTAATAATTACAGTCCATAGGACTGTCTTTCCAGCAGCCATTCTCTGTCCTGCCACTCTTCTTCTCCCTTCAAAACTagtctccattttcttttgaagctcTTGACTGCTGCAACACCAGAGGCAGGTATTACCATCATCTACTGAACCAGATCACTCCAGACCATAAACACAATGATGAAATTTAGGGCCCCATAAACACCCGcccaagaagcagcagagatgcCACCAGCAGATGGTACTTCCCAATCCAGCCACTGTGACCACAGGCTGTGTCAAGGAACTGTGACAAGATGAAGGGTACCCCTACAGACAAAGGGGAAAGGAGCCTTCAGGCACTCAGATCTGTTCCCCTTAGGCAAGGGACATATTCAAATTTCTATGCCACAAGCCCAGCAATCTTTTCAAAGGGCCTTTTCTTGCTCTCTCTCACATGTCAGGCCAGTAATCTTTTCCCAGCAACTTCTCCTCAGCCCTCAGCCTTGCTCACCTCTTCCTCAGGGAGCACCCTCTCTGAGGCACAATCTGGGCTTACCCACAGAGAAGCCAAGAAGCTAGCTTTTGGGGGTTGCCCTTATACAGACCCCATGCCACCACCCTCAGTCACACACCTGCCACAGCTCTTAGAGccttccagcagcccctgcctaACAACGAGGTAATGACCAGGAGACTATAGCTGAGAAAGGGCTCAATAGCTGCTCTCCTAGCCCAGCTTTAAGAGACAAACATCTAATTAAACACAACCCAGCTTTTTATTTGCCTGCTAAGAGTGGTGCCCAGCTGGGGCCTTAGGGCTGTTGCGCTTTGTGAGTCACTCTGGGCCCCGCACAGCAACTGGTGCTTCAGATTCCAGCAGTGGAGCAAAACGCAAAACCAGAGCAGATGGGTACCAGTGCTATTTATAACTACTTAGCAATATGTCCCTAAAGGAACACTCACTGGTGCctgagggcaggcagcaggTTGGTGTGCAGGCGCCCTGTTCACCTCAGTGACACAcctggggaggcaggagctgtggacTCGGGGGACATGTGTGCACAGGCAGTGGCATTTCAGGTTTGAAATTTCAGGCCAAGACCAACagtgtgaggttcaacaagacaAAGTGCCAGTCCTACCCTTTGGCCACAGTAACACCCTGCAGCactccaggctggagcagagcagctgggaagtgtctggtggaaaaggacctggaggtgctggtcaacaaaggctgaacatgagccaggtgtgcccaggtggccaagaatGCCAATGGCCCCTGGCCTGTATCAGTAATAtggtggccagcaggaccagggcagtgattgtcccagtgtactgggcactggtgagaACATGCCTTgagttctgtgtccagttctggacccCTCAATTCTggaaggacattgagatgcTGAAGCGAGTCCAAAGAATGGGCAATAGAGCTGGGAAAGAATCTGGAGTATaggtctgatgaggagcagctgagggtgctggggggctcagcctggagaaaaggaagctcaggggtAAACTTACcactctctacagctccctgaaaggagggtgtagccaggtggggctCGGGCTCTTCTCTCAGGCAGtaagtgacaggatgagagaaCAGCCTTAAGCTGCACTGGGGGACGGTCAGGTTGGACGTAAGgtaagaatttcttcacagaaagagtggtTAGATATTGGAACGGGCTGCTCAGGGAcggtggtggagtcaccgttCCCTGGGGATGTTTAACAAAAGACCGGACACTGGATAGGGCACTCAGTACCACGGTCTGGTTGACATGGAAGTGCTCGGTCATACGCTGGACTGCACGATCtcagaggtcttctccaacccCGCTGACTGTGTGTAGTAACAGGCGGGACAGCTGAGGACGCTGCTCCCGGCCCGTCTCGCGGTCCCCACTCAACAGCCCCGCCCGTGCCCTCACAGCCCCTGCgcacagcgccccctgccgcGCCGCGCCGGAACTGGGTCGGAGGGCCGTGGGGGCGGGGCCTCGCGCGTCGCGGCGGGGTGACGCAGAGCGTGCGCAGTGACGTCGCGGCCGGTCCGTGTCCGTGTCCTGCCGCCGGTCTCGGCCCTGCCCGCGCCGCCCTCGGCCCGCCCGGCCCCACTCGGCCCCGCCACCGCCCCGCCATGGCCAACGTGGCCGACACGAAGCTCTACGACATCCTGGGCGTGCCACCCGGCGCCTCCGACAATGAACTCAAGAAGGTGCGGCGGAGGGGCGGAGGCCGGGcgctggggtgggggggctgGGCCCGGCCGGGTAGGGCCCCGCGGGCGAGCGGCGAGGGGAGCGGGGCCGAGGGGGGTGCGGGGGGCAgcccgcgggcggcggggccgaggCCTGCGGTGCGGGCGCGGCGCGGTGCCCGGTAGGCCGCGCCCGGGCGGTCGGGAGAGGCCGCGGGCAGGGCAAGAGCCCGGCGGGAGGAGGGGGCGGTGAGGCCCGGCCGCACTCGCCGCGTCCCTGTCCCGGCGCGTCCCGCGTGGGCTCCGGGCGCGGGCGGGATGCGGCTCGTCCCGCCCCCGCGGCACCGCGCCGTGCGCGCCCGCAAGGGCTCTTTGGGGGGGAGAATCCCTGCGGGTGGATCCTCACCGGTGCCATTGTCTGCCCCACGTGCAGGCCTTGGGAGGATTCGGTTTCGCTTATAGATGCGATTCCTTCCAGGCCGAAAGCGCCAAGGCGAGGTAAACAAAGAGGGGAGGCGAAAACTTGGAGCCAGGTCGTCACTATAGCAATTTTAGTATAAAgcacttttttctgttttttttttttttgggtgggggtttttttttttttttgggggggggggggggttgggtttttttgtgtagGCCTTAATGACCGTTTACACGTGAGGGAGGAGAATGAACCAGACGGTTCACTAGCAGTGGCTTCCGCGGGTGGGTGGTGCTGGCACCAACAACTGCGCCTTACCCGTCATGCACGCGGCAGCCTAATTTGTGCAGGGATAGGCAATTGCAGTGTTGAAATTGTGCTGGAGATGGAAGGCAGGCGGTGAGAAGGTTGTGTTTTGTATACAGCACTGTCCAccataataatttattttcttacagagTTCGCTTAAAGCTATCTGTGTCCTGTAAGAATGAAAACCAGAGCAGTTTTCTGCTAGGATAGCCTGCACCACCCAATATTAATTTCCACATATTAGATTAATCATGGAGTGTAAAGTTTCCAACTGTCTGCAACAGCAAGGAGTTAATGTATATATTATTGTCATTGAGAGGTTTCCTGGTTGCTGTAAAATCTGGTATTTTGACCTATATAACAGcatagaaaaagtaaaaatgaaccAGTGATATTTTAGTCAAAAGGGGCTGAGAGAACAGGCTTTAACAGTGGCTAAATAAACTTTCACTGAAGTCACATGTGTTGCCAATGTAGACCTTGATTCTGGATCTGGTTCTGATGAAATAAATAGTGGTGGCTTCCTTTAGGGCCATGGGTAGTTGTAAGAGTTGCTCTGGCCTGGAATGCTGTTATCCAAGATGTGAGggctttctctttttaaagatcACCATTACaagctcctttttttcctgattagATAATGTTACTTAGGTTATCAGTTTAGgggtgttttgctttttttcttagttGGATCCCTTAAAATATATGGGGAAAATCCATTATAGCAGAAAATATATGTAACAGAAAATCCATTAACACAGGTTTGTGGAAGATTATGCTTTGTTCCTGATGGGCAGTTTGTTCAGTAAgatgtgtgattttttttttcacttactgTGCTTTAGAATATTAGACTTGTAATATCaacactgtttttatttcattagttCGTTATCATGTCTTGATTGTATGCAAAAGTACAGAGTGCTTCAAGATAAAATCAGTAATGGGAAGCAACTGTATGgatgtaaaaaaaggaaatttactTCTTCAAAAGTTAAATTGTGATTTCTGTAAAGCTTTGTGTGTAAAGCTCTTAACATTGTAATTCCAAAGAGTTAGTTTAGGTGCTCAGTTATTCAGAAATAAAGTCTTTGAAAAATCCTCTCCAATAACTGATGCTTCAATTTTTTTGCAGTTGCATCGCTGTAGCTTTTTTAAATAGGtgtaatttggaaaataaaatactgtataCAATGTAATTTGTTAATATCTGTCCCCTGATTGTTTCTGAGGGGTGTTGAGGTGGAGTAGAGGAAGGGTTAAGGTTTTACTGTCATTAACTCCAGTGGTAGGAAAAGTCTCTGCCTGCTGTGTTCTTTGCTTTGATCCTCTCAAGTGTAAGCAGAACAGATGAAGAACCAGTGATGGTCCCGAGTGTCAAAGTGCTGGTCAGAAAAAAGCATACTGGAAAGTCCCTTCTGGGTATTTGTCTGTACTTACTCCTCCTACTGATTTACGACAATGAAGCTGAATAAAAGCAGTGCTGTGTACATTTTTGCACATGTAACTCATATACTCAGCTCAAAGTGAGGTGAACTCTTCTATTAGTGATAGGTAGGAAAGAACGAAGTGATTGTTGTGAGGAGTGGTTGTAGGGTTGAATGGGAAGCTGAGGCAGCCATTTTGTTGTTCCTGTACTGCTGTGATTGAGGGCAAACGGGTTCAAATTTACTGTTGTGGTGTAGGGTTTGAGTGGATTCTAAAGAGCAAGTCATGTTAATGAAAGTCAAATGGGATTCTCCCTCTAAGTTAATGAGGATAAGAAGGAAAACTAGTTCTAGCTATTGTGCGCCATAGCTGCGTTTAAATACCAGCATAGTTAATTTATGCATGTAGCAATGTCAAAATTTTTTTAGGTCATATCAATGTATGAGTGACTTTGAAACACTATaatattttcactttgctttaTTAGATTTTCATTCTTCCTGGGGACACTACTTGagtttctcagggaaaaaaaaactaattaatggaaatttaaactaattttctACCTCTTTCAACTAGGCATACAGAAAACTGGCCAAGGAATACCATCCTGATAAGAATCCAAATGCAGGGGACAAAGTAAGAAAGATTtactcatcttttttttttaaatgccttaaGTTTGCTATTACAGTAGCATCTAAGGAACTGAATACAGGTGTTGGGGGATTGCTGTTCAAGTTGTTCAAAAATACCAGCTGTGAGAGGGAGCCTTGTCTGGTCAACTTTTCCCCAGTCTCAAAATCTGCCAGTGTGCCTGGTGACAAAATGCAGCAGTTGGCTGAGTCAAATTGGTTGGGAAGGtaatgctgaggaaaaaaactgccTCTCATTTGCTGTGATAATGTCAGCTGGCATTGGCATCTATATAGGAATCTGAAAAAGATTGTCAGTTTTTCAAGTTTTTCCAACATGGAAAAATGTATGTGTAGAGGTCCttaaaactgctgcagcatcaaACAAATTACATATGTAGGAAGGTTGAATTAGATTTGTTATGCTagaagcaattttaaaattgtcaATTAAGTTGACTCAGTTGATTAACAAAATTGAACTTCTGATGGCTGCTTAAGAGGTGAGCAGAGATGACTGTGAAAAGATACTTTTTTGCCATAGAGCCAAATACTGAAATGTATATTCATGTAAGTTACTTGTTAGTGTATTTTAAGTGCCCAACATCTTGAAGTCTTTGCTGTTAGTATGTAACTGTTGGGTATTCTGCCTTTTggtttctgcagtgctgtgcagttGGTGGTTTTcttcagttgggtttttttttatttgtatgaaATTTGTCTCATGCTAGTAAAGAACAAAGCCAACCAAGTTTTGCAGTAAAATGTCTTATTTTATGGTAAGATGTAACATAACTAAGCCAAAGTCTGACTTTAAAGTCTTGTTAAGAAAATGTTGTGTTAGATTGAGGATGGAAAGGTGTTTTGTTGTGTACCTTCTTAATTGATAGGTGTTCATGCAGGGGGAGAAACTCAAAATGCTGCCTTGAAGTTCTAAATTACCATGTACTGTTTTGACTCTGTTCCTCTTCTAGTTCAAAGAAATAAGCTTTGCCTATGAAGTATTGTCAAATCCCGAGAAACGCGAGTTGTATGATAGATATGGAGAGCAGGGGCTCCGAGAAGGGAGTGGAAGCAGTGGAATGGACGATATTTTCTCCCATATCTTTGGTGGTGGATTGTTCAATTTCATGGGTGGCCAGAGTAGAAGTCGCAATGGtagaagaagaggagaagatATGATGCATCCACTCAAGTGAGTACCTTGATGCTGCAACTTGTACTTTGAAGCTTTTCTTCAGTACTTGACTCTGCTGGTTTCTATTCTTGATACACTTCTCAGCTGAGATCCTCTGCAGTCTGCACTACTCTTTAGACCTGCATGTTGTGTGTAGAGCCAGGGGCCAGTCATCTAGAGTTACTTTCCTTGGCTGGTTAATCTAGAGACTACCAAACACTTCGCCAGGTTATTTGAATTACGTACTTTGttagctttattttctttgttttgctcctTAATTATGTTTAGTAGTTCTAAACTGGAAAAGCCGTCAACAGCCAAATATTACTCACTAGGCAGATTCTTGGGAAAGTGGAGGTGCTCTGGAAAGATTTGAATTCGTAGGGCAGTGCCAGCTGGAACTATGGTTGCACCTCATAATTAATGGAAAAGTGTGTGTGGtggctttggttttggttttttttgtcaaagCCATTCTTGAATATCACACCTAACTGTGTTTTGGAGATCCCTTCTTGCAGTCATAGCTGGCTTTTTGCCTGCTGAGCAGATCCGTTTAAGAACTACAGTTAAGCAACATCTTTCCTGTTGTTGGCAAACCGTGCTTAGTGAAATTGTTTAATTTCACATGCTTGTTTACTTTAGTAGCTAATACTGTATGGTATGGTGTTAATAAGCTttgattttgttgttatttGTAAATACTGATGCTAGGCAACCTTTTCTCAATACATTGAGCTGAAATTTCTATCCACTAAGAAACCATTTTAGGAGAAACACTAAAAAATTAAGTGGCCTTGGGGACATGCTAACCCCTCCCCACTAAACTCCATTGTGTAGAAAGTCCAATACAGTAGTAAGTATTCTATGTGTGTTCTTATGTATTTATGCCATAGATATTGTCTGGACTGTTTACAGAGGTTTGTTTCTCACCTGGCTGGTAGAACTAAAAATAGTAATTAGTTATGACTGTATAGTAACACCTAAAATTCTAGATAAGCTTGTTTCCTATTGAGAAACACAACCAATGTGGTTTCTTCTGATTGAATTACAGCTCTTCTCTGAAACGATGTTCAGCTGTACGAGGGTATTTATAcatatggaattttttttcagtaactcTTTGTGAAAGTCAAAATGGTACTTTAAGATCTTATTTTGATAGCAGATGTAGTCTTTTTAGGAATAtctgggtttgttgttttttggggtttttttcatttgtcctaggcaagtattttaattacatgGGGAAACGAAGTTGTTACATGATAACCCAggagaaatgctttcttttgtagAGTCTCTTTAGAAGATCTGTATAATGGAAAGACAACTAAACTACAACTTAGCAAGAATGTCCTTTGTAGTGCATGTAATGGGTAagtttgtttgtatttttgagGTCTCTGGTTGCTTTGCTGTCAGATAGTGTAATGAAGGATCTCCTGTGTCAGATCTTTATCAGTATTTGACTTACTGGAGCCTGCTTTCAGACCAGCAAATTGTTGAACTTGAATGATGCTGTTGATGGAACTGAACTATTCAAGGGCTTTGTGTGGGGGAAGGGTGGGAGAGCAGAGAACCTAACTGTAATTGGCAGTGCAGTTGGGCATATAGGCATGTTAACCTACTGCTGGAGGGGGTTTCTGGTTGTACCTTTCTGAAGAACTTCCTTTTCATGCAACTGGTGCtttgtgctgcaggcagggagggaaggccGGCTCCGTTCAGAAGTGCAACGCCTGCCGGGGCCGGGGTGTGCGCATCATGATCCGGCAGCTGGCCCCAGGAATGGTGCAGCAGATGCAGTCCGTGTGCTCTGACTGCAATGGAGAAGGTaggccaggctctgctctgttaCTAAATGTGCTTGCTTGGATCCAGACTCCTGCTTAAATCTCAGGAGGAATTTATCCAGGACAGTTCTGCCCTTACCCAGTCAGCTGCATCTCACTCTGGTGGCAGCATGGAGAAATCATTTCACTCAGAATAGCAGCAAGATTTACAGTGTTTAATGTACTGAAAAGCAGCCTAGAAGCTCAAGCACTAGGGACTGatcatcttttaaaatacatagaTGTGAATATTACTTATTGCTATTACTCGTGTTAAAGTAAAAACCTGAGATGTTGCTGGTTTAGGAACTATTTGTCTTTGCATCTCCTGATATCCAAGGACAGTTGTAGGTTAAAAATGGGAACCTAAAGTTGAATTTTTCACTTCTTCAAATTGAGATGATATCTTTGGCTGAATTGGCTCTGTTTGGGGGGAACATGTTCAGCACTTCTTATGATTTCTTTTTAGGCCTTCTGCAGTTGGCAGAGTAGTAACATCACCTTGTGGATGATTTTACTTGTCACAACACTCAAGCTACAAAGAGCTGTATTTTGTGACTTGTCGAAACATTTCATAAATGATGTTGTCTTTAACATTTTATATGCCTAACCTACATATTTTGTAGTTTCAACTGCATCATAATGTTATGCTTTGTTTCACAGAAGGGTGGTCTAAGATGAGAAGCTTAATATTTTAAGCCAAGTGCATCTGCTTGTGGCACTTAGTACTGAAATTTTACAGTCCATGTGCCCTAATACTTTGGTTACTGTGTATAGAGACAAGAGctcactggaaaaataaaggtgAGGTAGAATAGAGCATTGAAGCCATTTTGGATTGTCATCCTTCAGTTTGCTGGAAACAGTGTAATTACCTTTGTAGCAGTGAATCTGATGTGACCAGCTCTCTTCCTGGTTTTGTATGCAAGATTCTCTAGTTCTGCTGGCTGCATTTACTCAGTACTGTCTTGTGGGGATATGCTGGGAGATGGGGCAGtcagggaatttttttattattattattttctttctaccCTCTGTCCCAGCAAGGGTAAATGAAGCCTGGATTTCCTCTTGTGAGGAATTCATAAAGCAACATCTAAATCACTATCTGAGTTGCAGAAATTCTTCAGCTTgcttttaaatagtttttcctAGGAGCTGGATGCAACTGTGTCAAAATTTCTGAACTcaaaatttgtctttatttaGGTGAGGTAATTAATGAAAAAGACCGCTGTAAAAAATGTGAAGGGAAGAAGGTGATCAAAGAGGTAAAAATACTTGAAGTCCATGTAGATAAAGGCATGAAACATGGGCAAAGAATTACATTCAGTGGAGAAGCAGACCAGGCTCCAGGTGTGGAACCAGGCGATATTGTCCTTTTACtccaagagaaggaaaatgaggtaATGCTTTTGAGTTTAtctttaaatgccttttattCCAGTTGTTAATATTTAAGTTATATAGATGGCCATTCATTTAAAGTAATTGATACAGTTGCAGCTCTGGGAGAGCTGGTGAATAGCTTTTAATAGATTTGTAGTGTGCAATGTGGCTTTCATGGTGAGCCAGAAAAACTGGGCAAGTCCTTAGCCAGAGGAAAGGCAGCTTCTGGTGCCTTCTAATGCTAATAAGAGGTAGCTTTCTCAGATAAGCTCAGAGTGACTTTGATACAGTAGATACAGTGAAGAGCCATTCAGGATGTTAACTTTAATCTGCTTTGCTTGTGACACtaacaaaattttaagtgtggctttttttccatgtcttgTGACATGGCAGGGAACTCCTGATAAAATCCCCAGATTGTGCTTTCTGTGTCTGCTACTGTGGTACTGGAAATAATACAAAATGGTGATATTGCTGAttcatttaacaaaacaaacattatTATTGTATACTGGTTTATTTAGACTTATGTTCACTGTATTCTGGACTATATACACTGCACTTTGGAATTAAATATTGcaatttatcttcttttaataCTCATGTGGGTCAGAGTTGAGGTGACGGCtccatttttaattctgttgttAAAAAATGCCAAGTATTGCTATGATGAAATAAGAAATCATTTGTGTGTTGCACTCAAGGAGGGGTTTTCTGTTATGACAGAGTAGCATGAGGTACAAATTTAAACTCCAGTCATATAGTAAGGCTATAATGTTAGTTATCTGCTAATTAGGTACTTTGTAAGCTTTTCAAAGCTGTGTCAAGGACTGCTGATCTGTCAGTCTGTACTTTGTCCTAGTGAGTAAAACTAGACTTTGTGTTCTTAAAATTTCCCTTGAGGTGGGACTCATGGTTCTGCCAGTGGGTAAATTTTAAGATATACTCTGGTTAAGAATCCTGACTTATGTGGCCTAAAGATCACTTCTGACATCTGTCAGCTAAGTGACCAAAGTCCTGCTCTTGGTCAAGGTAGCTAAAGCAGATATGCATGAGGACAAAAGCTGAGAAACAAAGACGTGAAACATACCCCAGTGGGGGGGAAATAGTGTCAAGCTGTTGTCAGTTTTGTTTATAGGTTGCTTGTGTGGAAGATGTTGGGGGtgaaagcagtgctgctgtacAGGCCTGGTTTAATTTGACCCTTACTTCAGTGTGTGGTGTGGTTTGGCTTATTTTAGATGACACTTGGTCAGGCACAAATTTCCCAAGCATGTTAAGCCATCTGAATTAATAGAATCAAGTTCACTTTATGCAAAGGTTGTTGCTCTGACATTGAATTTTAACGATAAATAATAATGAACTCTCAATAATGAGTCGGTGGAGCTGTGATTACAGTACTTGAAAGGATGTCtcctattttgttttccaggtgtTCCAGCGGGATGTGAATGATTTGCATATGACACACAAGATTGGACTTGTTGAAGCACTGTGTGGATTTCAGTTCACATTTAAGCACCTTGATGGACGCCAGATTGTGGTTAAATATCCTCCTGGAAAAGTAATTGAACCAGGTAAGCTTGACCTGATAAGGATTTCTTTGTTTATGCTTTTGTAATTCTTCAGCACTTAATCCCACCCTTGTCCTGTTAACTGAACCTAGTCTGAGGAAACAGAACTGTATGGAGAGAGAATGGTTCTGCAGTAGCACTCTCCTGCTTACTTTACTTCTCTTTGGATTCCAGGTTGTGTTCGTGTAGTCAGAGGTGAAGGAATGCCACAATATCGCAATCCTTTTGAGAAGGGGGATCTCTACATTAAATTTGATGTTCAGTTTCCTGAAAATAACTGGATTAGCCCAGAAAAGCTTTCAGTAAGTAGTTTTTCAAGCATAAATTCGGTATCTTACTTGACAGAGTGTGCAGAGAGCCTATGTTGTACCTCATGGGCTTGCTTTCAGTGCTTAAATTTAGACGCTTAAATTTAGTTCTTTTAACCTTTTTTGTGGGCCATGCATTACTTGGAAATACCCCTTGGAATATGAATGCATGGAGGCTGTATTTAAGAGCTGTGCAGATGGTGCATAGATGAGGGCAGGAGGAGAATATTTCTGTTGCTGTGTGATAAGTTTAGAGAGTGCAACTGTATTTACTGATTGCACTTTTGGTTGAAGATACATAGAGCTGTTGGTTTTCTTGAAGTGGTGTCTTCCAGTTGatacaaatacttttaaatgaCTCTGCAGTTCAGAGCTTTCATCAGCATAGACTTCTAAGCCAAACCTGCTCTTAGAGGTGTCTTGAAGTTGTTGGAAACTGGTCACTTTATTTAGCAGTTGTAGATGGAATACtgaatgcatttctttctttgggGCAGGAACTTGAAGATCTTCTGCCAGCTAGACCAGAATTTCCCAATGTAATTGGTGATGCAGAAGAGGTAGATCTTCAAGAATTTGATACCACTCGTGGTTCAGGTGGTGGCCAGAGACGTGAAGCTTATAATGATAGTTCTGATGAAGAAAGCAGCCATCATGGACCTGGGGTACAGTGTGCCCA is part of the Corvus moneduloides isolate bCorMon1 chromosome 12, bCorMon1.pri, whole genome shotgun sequence genome and harbors:
- the DNAJA2 gene encoding dnaJ homolog subfamily A member 2; amino-acid sequence: MANVADTKLYDILGVPPGASDNELKKAYRKLAKEYHPDKNPNAGDKFKEISFAYEVLSNPEKRELYDRYGEQGLREGSGSSGMDDIFSHIFGGGLFNFMGGQSRSRNGRRRGEDMMHPLKVSLEDLYNGKTTKLQLSKNVLCSACNGQGGKAGSVQKCNACRGRGVRIMIRQLAPGMVQQMQSVCSDCNGEGEVINEKDRCKKCEGKKVIKEVKILEVHVDKGMKHGQRITFSGEADQAPGVEPGDIVLLLQEKENEVFQRDVNDLHMTHKIGLVEALCGFQFTFKHLDGRQIVVKYPPGKVIEPGCVRVVRGEGMPQYRNPFEKGDLYIKFDVQFPENNWISPEKLSELEDLLPARPEFPNVIGDAEEVDLQEFDTTRGSGGGQRREAYNDSSDEESSHHGPGVQCAHQ